The Theileria annulata chromosome 2, complete sequence, *** SEQUENCING IN PROGRESS *** genomic sequence AGAttccaaattttttagaagATCAAGTAAGAATTTACATGATTTTTCTGGCCATCTACCTTGGGTATGCTTGAAGGCTTTGGCCTGGGCACACCTTCCAACGCCCCCTCTGAACTTTCTGAAAGGAACACATCTTTTGCGGTCAATTACGTCGTTTAAATAACGTTTTGCGTCCTTTACTAACATTCCTTTTATTGCGGTAGCTGTTTCATAAGTGTTCTTGAAGTGGACACGCAAATATGCTCCATAGGCCTTGGCGCTTCTAGTCAAATTGCTTGGCTCTCTTGAGTACTTGACCatgtttataaaatactatataaaattattagcTGGGTTATAAGTTTTAAGTGTTGTAAATAGGATttagatataaatttaaaggtTTATGTGGATATAGTGAAGTATGACAAACCTATATGCAACTATTTCAAAAAGCGATATAATTGTATAcaaaaagataaaatttatcTGGAAAAAAGATTcctaataattaattaaattataatatggAATGAACTATATTTTAATCACATATTGTTTGAATGCCCCATtcattagaaaatttataatattaccATTCTAAAGTTCAAAAACATTACACAGTTCAAAAATTTCTTTTCTAAAACTTATTTAGATTCTATTGTAATTGTTTTTACACCTTATTCTCTTTATATATCTttttattacaatttttttaataatttaaataaaataatattatattctaaGTAAATTTCTTAGATTATTATACTGGATCGATATTCTAattaaaattcattataatctttcttttaataatttaaacaattcGTTATTTAGATCCACATTATTTACtcttgtttatattttatataattatctatcaaatatattcatcTAGATTCTTTTATCTATGTGTaagaatttttattcatataCTTTACATcttcttttaaattttagatCTCTTATCGTTTCACCATATATGTTGTTTTCtttactaaatttatttttgttttcttTATAACAAGTtcatttcttttatttctttttttGATTTGAGCTCTATTCTTTCATTCACAATGTAAGTCACATTACACTTACtgtttttattttttcctttttactttttaaccactattttcaaattttctaataatcTTGATTTTATCTTAACCGTAGGCCCTTTATGGAATAactttttataatttaaaaaatcttATCGCATATACTCTTACAGTTCTTATCTTTATGGGAGAAATCAACAAAATTGCTCCTTCCCTTATCGAATCCGCACCTGCCCAGGCAAATGTTGccaataatttattgaatcTGGCCAATAATTCGCCAAGCACTGGCACTGTGCCCAACGAGGTCTGTACATTGATCCCAGGACTCTTCGGAATAGGAATCCAGTT encodes the following:
- a CDS encoding 60S ribosomal protein L17, putative (chr2.cand.398 - 60S ribosomal protein L17), with product MVKYSREPSNLTRSAKAYGAYLRVHFKNTYETATAIKGMLVKDAKRYLNDVIDRKRCVPFRKFRGGVGRCAQAKAFKHTQGRWPEKSCKFLLDLLKNLESNAEVKGLEQSKLRLEHVQVNRAPVGRRRSYRAHGRIIPFLSHPCHVELIAVEDEDHVPRHTPTEKKVVKMNKRELARMRLRTGRALS